The Paroedura picta isolate Pp20150507F chromosome 6, Ppicta_v3.0, whole genome shotgun sequence genome segment GGTCATTATATGAAAATACACTACTTATGTGCGGCTTAAGATTTACGCTTTTCTTACTAGAAAACCTTCTGTTTGTTTTGCACATGGCTGCCAGCTTGTTTTTAAATGAAggcctgttttttcttttttccaattCACTGGCTTTCTCTTGAGTGTTATCCAAGGTAGGGTTATTTTCAGTTGTCGATCTATCAGCCAGGTCAGGCGTTGCATTTGGGAGCTGATCTTCTGAGTTAGGGTTCTGGTGATCTCCCGAGTTACTTGCAGATACCTCTGAGCTTGTGCCATCTGGGTATACTGGGTTATTCTGCAGCATCTGCTCTGGCCTAGGTTTTGGAGGCTTCACAAGACACGTCGCTGGAGTATGGGGTTGAAGTGATGGATTATCTACAGCAGCTGCCTCCACCTGAAGTGTTTGGTTCGCAGGACGTGTCTGCACGATGGCATCTGAAGCTAATGTTTCACCCATGCCACTTGGGACGCTTTCATTTCTGGGCTGCAGTCcattcccttttttgctatgCAGGGCAAGGACATGGCATATATGACGTGCCCGCTCTTTGACCTTTGCTTCCCGCCTCGTTTTCTCTTCAATGGAGCTCACTGGGGCATCAGTCGCTGCATCTGAAGCACACCCCCTTTTTTCACTATTCATTGAACAAGAAAGATGTGGATTGTTGCTCACCGCTGATTCCTCCGGGGGCTGACAGCCCGAGGGGTTCTCTTTTTGAGCATTCCTGGTGCTTAGAGGAAGGTGCAGATTTGACGTGCTAAGGCTTAATGGTCTGTTGCCAATAAGTGGTTGAATACGCATTCCTTGTTCCGGTGCTTCTTTTCTATTACTCCCCATAACTGTTGAATTACGGAGCAAGTCTGTCATGGGACTGCTAAGATGGGGGCCTTCTTTATTAGCTTCATCTGGAATTTTTGAGTCGTGTGACATACCAGGAGTGGCAGATGTGTTGGTTGGCAAGTTGGCTTTTTCTGAATTGCAAGGGAAGCCTGCAGCTTCTAAACCAGTGTGAACACATTTCTTGGAGGGGCTCTGTCCTGAGGGTGGGGAAGAACCTACATTACTGGAGTCGTCTAGAAAGAGATTACACAACTTTCTCGAGTGTTTCCGCGGTAATGTATAATAAACTGAAATCAGCTCATGGTATTTGATGTTATCTTCGTCAACACTAACTGTAACCATACTGGTAGTTTTGCATTTCTGCAGAGGATTTCCTCCATCCTTTTCCTCACAGTCAGTGAGCACCGTAGTTTCCGTTCTGTCTAGACGACACGTAATTGTGCTTTTTTCTGATTTTCTGACATTCTTATCTGTTGCGCTTAAGGGACTATCAGGATGGTGGTCTTCAGTTTGTGGGACGTTCCCTTTATCGGCGACGTCTTTAAGAAACGAAGAATGGGGTAGATTTGCAAAGGCAACTGGGTGTCTTTGATTCTGAGAACTTTCATTTCTGTTTGACAGAAATGCTTCTAAATTGTCTTCCATAGCTGCCTGGTTTTCAAATGGGACTCTTCTTTTAGGAGAAGAAAGAAGTCTCTGTGATATAAAGCTACCATCGATGCTGGCGGATTTTCTAGGTATGGTGAAATGTGTAACTGGAGATTGAGGAGGACTGCTACTGGGAGATCCAGTCATGCTGTTGCTAGACGCGTACCTAACAAAACCGCTGCACTTGTTTGACTTTTCAATGCAAGGGTCTGATAGTCCGTCGTGTCCAGATCCTTTCCAGGCTGTACCGACACCAGATGAACCGATATTCCCATGCTGCTTCGTGTGCCTGGAAACTCTCACACTTTCACAATGATGTCTCCCTCGCTGCAAGCTTTGGAAATCCGAATCCCTTGTCCTGTTACCAGTTAACCAAGGAGGAGACGTTTGATCAAGGTCACTATTTAAAGCACAATCATTTTCCTTGTGTGGTCTATTTCTGTGCTGAGTGCTTGATAAGTACATTTTCCCAACATCCCTTGAGGAAGCTGATTTGGCTTGCAAGTTCAAATTCAGTGAGACAGGTGGTTTAAAATATGTCGGGGTCTTTGGGACAGCTGCTGAAGAGTTCTTAGAAGGACAGTCAGTGGGATGGTGTGGATCCACTTTCCCAGAAACGGGTCCCAATGGCCCTTCTTCAAGGCCTCCGTTGTCTGATCTGCTTGACTGGCCAGTATCCCTCAAGTCCTCTGACGCAGTTGTTTGGAAATCTTCCTTGGTTGGAGTGCGTGCAACCAAAGGCTTCATGAGTAGTTGTCCACCCCTAGTGAATAGACTGTGCCTTTGTGCTGCATATTTGGCTGGACCCTTTGATTCAGATAGGCCAGGCTGATTGGAAGGCCTTGCTTTAATGAATGGCAAAGGGGCTGTCGAGGTATACATTGGACGGCTCTCTACGCCTTTTGTGCGTCTTAAAAACTCTTCGGTGTTTTCTTTGTCCAAATGATCCGTGCTCCTCATGCGTTCTGGCATGTTATTTTGAGCATCACTCTCTCGCTGTCGTAAACTAATTTTCCTTGCACAGGCACTTTGCCAGTCATTATGATTCGTTGGAAACCTTTCAGAGTTGGGATCGCAGGTGAGAAAGGGGTCATCATTATAATTCCGGTTACTGTCAGGCTCCAGAAGCTCCTCCTCCATTCTTCCAGAAGGAAATCTCTTATGGAAGAGGTGTGTCCTACCTCGCAGTGATGAGCATCTGTAGGGAGGGCTTGTAATATTCCTTTCCGGCTGGTGCAAATTTTCCCAATTCTCAAAATATATAGGGTCGGTAAACTTGTCGGGATAGCCAACCCTGCTCGAAGGACTGGCGTTTGGTACTGCTCTTCGGCGATTTAGGTTGGAGCGGTAAAATTCATATTTTGTATTGTCCCATGGAGAACAAGGATATGTCTCTTCAAATTTAGGACCAAAGTCCATTAAGGATTGTGTCCGAAGTATCCTGTCTTGGTCTAATAGACATTCTGATGAGTGCGGCGCGTTCCACAGGACAGATGACAGGGGAGTCCTCTTGGAACGGTGGCGGAAATTTCTTTGTGTGAACGCCCTGTTGCCTTCTGCTGCCAAAGGATGTTGCGGTCCTTCTGAAGAAAGCAGATCGACAGATCCCGAAGACTGGCGCCTAGAAAGAGAAGACAAAGAATAGCTTCTGCTCACTGTATTTGTGCATGGGAGGTCCCTGCGTTGAAATCCACTGCCGTGAAGACCTGCAAGCTGCTCCATGCTTCCTTCGGAGGAATGTCCCAGAGAACGTGTAGAAAACCATCTCTTTGGAACCGGAGACCTTCTGTCCAAAACCTTCTGGTTTGCATAATCTTCCACGTGGTATTTTTTCAAATATGTATCATAAACTGTCCTTGGGCGGAAGAAAGTTGGGTGTTCCTCTCTAGCTCTCAGGGTCCTTGCCCCGTCTGGCAAAAACATGCTCCGCTCATTTCTCTGTATTCCTTTCTGGAAACTCTGCCGGGTAACAGTGGGGTACTGATTGGCGTCTGATGTTCTGCAGCCATAGTCGGTTGTAGCCCTTCTCTTGGCTGGACCTTGGGCTTGTTCATGAGCCAACTGCTCGTCCAGACTCCCCAGAActggaaaaagggggggaaaaggatAAATATACTAGTAGATACCATCAAAACTTTAGTCCTTGCATATTCAATGTGACTCAAGTTAACATTCTAAATATTGAAACTGCAGCTCTCACTGGAAGAGAAAAAACTGAACAACTGCAAGCATGGCCAAGACTGGGACCTTTTGGATTTCAGTCTCTTTTGGGATTGCCAGCAGGTTTGCCGTTCCCTTGCTGCCACTCAACAGGCCAACAggggggaagtgatgtcagcagcatcCTGGTAACCTCCCCCTGCACCTGGTGGTGACATTGCCATATTGTCAGGGGATGCTGGGAACATTATggctaaaccatagagttttgccctaaCACCAAAGTATCTTTGTTGTGGTGTTGATGTCACAGAGAGCAATATCACTGCATTGCCAGCGATTACATTACATTACTGGCGAAGGCCCCTGCCAGTTACCATGTTATTCTGACAAGTTTGCAGTccctttctgttttgatttggggaaaTTAGGCATTGCAT includes the following:
- the EXPH5 gene encoding exophilin-5 isoform X1; this encodes MARAAGGVDLSFLNEEEAARILHVLERDGQLKRAERERISKLHKKKEDTSELPGVTGRWFEEIQRIKFQNETDVSKMIKQPLAHRLRKAIKPDSTAVKPSTPQSPQAQKNGSPSILGGLRTPFASLFSAFRKPKRQSLKFPSPPPPQDHHLPRYERFAPGRLTSSKLEEMARTETHNPPLATKLTNKQFDGTQAEATEDTATWNEQLEKELLRVLGSLDEQLAHEQAQGPAKRRATTDYGCRTSDANQYPTVTRQSFQKGIQRNERSMFLPDGARTLRAREEHPTFFRPRTVYDTYLKKYHVEDYANQKVLDRRSPVPKRWFSTRSLGHSSEGSMEQLAGLHGSGFQRRDLPCTNTVSRSYSLSSLSRRQSSGSVDLLSSEGPQHPLAAEGNRAFTQRNFRHRSKRTPLSSVLWNAPHSSECLLDQDRILRTQSLMDFGPKFEETYPCSPWDNTKYEFYRSNLNRRRAVPNASPSSRVGYPDKFTDPIYFENWENLHQPERNITSPPYRCSSLRGRTHLFHKRFPSGRMEEELLEPDSNRNYNDDPFLTCDPNSERFPTNHNDWQSACARKISLRQRESDAQNNMPERMRSTDHLDKENTEEFLRRTKGVESRPMYTSTAPLPFIKARPSNQPGLSESKGPAKYAAQRHSLFTRGGQLLMKPLVARTPTKEDFQTTASEDLRDTGQSSRSDNGGLEEGPLGPVSGKVDPHHPTDCPSKNSSAAVPKTPTYFKPPVSLNLNLQAKSASSRDVGKMYLSSTQHRNRPHKENDCALNSDLDQTSPPWLTGNRTRDSDFQSLQRGRHHCESVRVSRHTKQHGNIGSSGVGTAWKGSGHDGLSDPCIEKSNKCSGFVRYASSNSMTGSPSSSPPQSPVTHFTIPRKSASIDGSFISQRLLSSPKRRVPFENQAAMEDNLEAFLSNRNESSQNQRHPVAFANLPHSSFLKDVADKGNVPQTEDHHPDSPLSATDKNVRKSEKSTITCRLDRTETTVLTDCEEKDGGNPLQKCKTTSMVTVSVDEDNIKYHELISVYYTLPRKHSRKLCNLFLDDSSNVGSSPPSGQSPSKKCVHTGLEAAGFPCNSEKANLPTNTSATPGMSHDSKIPDEANKEGPHLSSPMTDLLRNSTVMGSNRKEAPEQGMRIQPLIGNRPLSLSTSNLHLPLSTRNAQKENPSGCQPPEESAVSNNPHLSCSMNSEKRGCASDAATDAPVSSIEEKTRREAKVKERARHICHVLALHSKKGNGLQPRNESVPSGMGETLASDAIVQTRPANQTLQVEAAAVDNPSLQPHTPATCLVKPPKPRPEQMLQNNPVYPDGTSSEVSASNSGDHQNPNSEDQLPNATPDLADRSTTENNPTLDNTQEKASELEKRKNRPSFKNKLAAMCKTNRRFSSKKSVNLKPHISSVFSYNDPPSSEISKPLLISSVVPQSLLQPGNENQNQNPMPEEFENKKSQTHEGSPLVTNENRRPFTNLCNQKRETESSRHSVKRVESNVPNPAGSCQKDGESTLNNPPTHEAQENSNCPTVSLVTAGDLSQKKKDATTIESPLFSPSFDKSLNNLTKKNSKVNISPQQKALSPTEYGHYQNVKQANRLKSPNLPLARPSPSKPQRERHFSESSYTREPHKSLAPKSSLICHNSRRFNSYSELLSCNEDENWEDPNRTFGSRHLMYPSVEFGIFGKEQQQAFLDNIKRSLTEGRLWRPCLLKNPSFLRKEEDCSVTKSEVLGSGFPKGNESREGSSKRRPVEAGPVDNSDSDSDTTTDDEYYPNEHDKESEL
- the EXPH5 gene encoding exophilin-5 isoform X4, which encodes MSNTETHNPPLATKLTNKQFDGTQAEATEDTATWNEQLEKELLRVLGSLDEQLAHEQAQGPAKRRATTDYGCRTSDANQYPTVTRQSFQKGIQRNERSMFLPDGARTLRAREEHPTFFRPRTVYDTYLKKYHVEDYANQKVLDRRSPVPKRWFSTRSLGHSSEGSMEQLAGLHGSGFQRRDLPCTNTVSRSYSLSSLSRRQSSGSVDLLSSEGPQHPLAAEGNRAFTQRNFRHRSKRTPLSSVLWNAPHSSECLLDQDRILRTQSLMDFGPKFEETYPCSPWDNTKYEFYRSNLNRRRAVPNASPSSRVGYPDKFTDPIYFENWENLHQPERNITSPPYRCSSLRGRTHLFHKRFPSGRMEEELLEPDSNRNYNDDPFLTCDPNSERFPTNHNDWQSACARKISLRQRESDAQNNMPERMRSTDHLDKENTEEFLRRTKGVESRPMYTSTAPLPFIKARPSNQPGLSESKGPAKYAAQRHSLFTRGGQLLMKPLVARTPTKEDFQTTASEDLRDTGQSSRSDNGGLEEGPLGPVSGKVDPHHPTDCPSKNSSAAVPKTPTYFKPPVSLNLNLQAKSASSRDVGKMYLSSTQHRNRPHKENDCALNSDLDQTSPPWLTGNRTRDSDFQSLQRGRHHCESVRVSRHTKQHGNIGSSGVGTAWKGSGHDGLSDPCIEKSNKCSGFVRYASSNSMTGSPSSSPPQSPVTHFTIPRKSASIDGSFISQRLLSSPKRRVPFENQAAMEDNLEAFLSNRNESSQNQRHPVAFANLPHSSFLKDVADKGNVPQTEDHHPDSPLSATDKNVRKSEKSTITCRLDRTETTVLTDCEEKDGGNPLQKCKTTSMVTVSVDEDNIKYHELISVYYTLPRKHSRKLCNLFLDDSSNVGSSPPSGQSPSKKCVHTGLEAAGFPCNSEKANLPTNTSATPGMSHDSKIPDEANKEGPHLSSPMTDLLRNSTVMGSNRKEAPEQGMRIQPLIGNRPLSLSTSNLHLPLSTRNAQKENPSGCQPPEESAVSNNPHLSCSMNSEKRGCASDAATDAPVSSIEEKTRREAKVKERARHICHVLALHSKKGNGLQPRNESVPSGMGETLASDAIVQTRPANQTLQVEAAAVDNPSLQPHTPATCLVKPPKPRPEQMLQNNPVYPDGTSSEVSASNSGDHQNPNSEDQLPNATPDLADRSTTENNPTLDNTQEKASELEKRKNRPSFKNKLAAMCKTNRRFSSKKSVNLKPHISSVFSYNDPPSSEISKPLLISSVVPQSLLQPGNENQNQNPMPEEFENKKSQTHEGSPLVTNENRRPFTNLCNQKRETESSRHSVKRVESNVPNPAGSCQKDGESTLNNPPTHEAQENSNCPTVSLVTAGDLSQKKKDATTIESPLFSPSFDKSLNNLTKKNSKVNISPQQKALSPTEYGHYQNVKQANRLKSPNLPLARPSPSKPQRERHFSESSYTREPHKSLAPKSSLICHNSRRFNSYSELLSCNEDENWEDPNRTFGSRHLMYPSVEFGIFGKEQQQAFLDNIKRSLTEGRLWRPCLLKNPSFLRKEEDCSVTKSEVLGSGFPKGNESREGSSKRRPVEAGPVDNSDSDSDTTTDDEYYPNEHDKESEL
- the EXPH5 gene encoding exophilin-5 isoform X6 yields the protein MFLPDGARTLRAREEHPTFFRPRTVYDTYLKKYHVEDYANQKVLDRRSPVPKRWFSTRSLGHSSEGSMEQLAGLHGSGFQRRDLPCTNTVSRSYSLSSLSRRQSSGSVDLLSSEGPQHPLAAEGNRAFTQRNFRHRSKRTPLSSVLWNAPHSSECLLDQDRILRTQSLMDFGPKFEETYPCSPWDNTKYEFYRSNLNRRRAVPNASPSSRVGYPDKFTDPIYFENWENLHQPERNITSPPYRCSSLRGRTHLFHKRFPSGRMEEELLEPDSNRNYNDDPFLTCDPNSERFPTNHNDWQSACARKISLRQRESDAQNNMPERMRSTDHLDKENTEEFLRRTKGVESRPMYTSTAPLPFIKARPSNQPGLSESKGPAKYAAQRHSLFTRGGQLLMKPLVARTPTKEDFQTTASEDLRDTGQSSRSDNGGLEEGPLGPVSGKVDPHHPTDCPSKNSSAAVPKTPTYFKPPVSLNLNLQAKSASSRDVGKMYLSSTQHRNRPHKENDCALNSDLDQTSPPWLTGNRTRDSDFQSLQRGRHHCESVRVSRHTKQHGNIGSSGVGTAWKGSGHDGLSDPCIEKSNKCSGFVRYASSNSMTGSPSSSPPQSPVTHFTIPRKSASIDGSFISQRLLSSPKRRVPFENQAAMEDNLEAFLSNRNESSQNQRHPVAFANLPHSSFLKDVADKGNVPQTEDHHPDSPLSATDKNVRKSEKSTITCRLDRTETTVLTDCEEKDGGNPLQKCKTTSMVTVSVDEDNIKYHELISVYYTLPRKHSRKLCNLFLDDSSNVGSSPPSGQSPSKKCVHTGLEAAGFPCNSEKANLPTNTSATPGMSHDSKIPDEANKEGPHLSSPMTDLLRNSTVMGSNRKEAPEQGMRIQPLIGNRPLSLSTSNLHLPLSTRNAQKENPSGCQPPEESAVSNNPHLSCSMNSEKRGCASDAATDAPVSSIEEKTRREAKVKERARHICHVLALHSKKGNGLQPRNESVPSGMGETLASDAIVQTRPANQTLQVEAAAVDNPSLQPHTPATCLVKPPKPRPEQMLQNNPVYPDGTSSEVSASNSGDHQNPNSEDQLPNATPDLADRSTTENNPTLDNTQEKASELEKRKNRPSFKNKLAAMCKTNRRFSSKKSVNLKPHISSVFSYNDPPSSEISKPLLISSVVPQSLLQPGNENQNQNPMPEEFENKKSQTHEGSPLVTNENRRPFTNLCNQKRETESSRHSVKRVESNVPNPAGSCQKDGESTLNNPPTHEAQENSNCPTVSLVTAGDLSQKKKDATTIESPLFSPSFDKSLNNLTKKNSKVNISPQQKALSPTEYGHYQNVKQANRLKSPNLPLARPSPSKPQRERHFSESSYTREPHKSLAPKSSLICHNSRRFNSYSELLSCNEDENWEDPNRTFGSRHLMYPSVEFGIFGKEQQQAFLDNIKRSLTEGRLWRPCLLKNPSFLRKEEDCSVTKSEVLGSGFPKGNESREGSSKRRPVEAGPVDNSDSDSDTTTDDEYYPNEHDKESEL
- the EXPH5 gene encoding exophilin-5 isoform X2, whose amino-acid sequence is MSIAVGHLCAALSTYGKGHHPQNTQTETHNPPLATKLTNKQFDGTQAEATEDTATWNEQLEKELLRVLGSLDEQLAHEQAQGPAKRRATTDYGCRTSDANQYPTVTRQSFQKGIQRNERSMFLPDGARTLRAREEHPTFFRPRTVYDTYLKKYHVEDYANQKVLDRRSPVPKRWFSTRSLGHSSEGSMEQLAGLHGSGFQRRDLPCTNTVSRSYSLSSLSRRQSSGSVDLLSSEGPQHPLAAEGNRAFTQRNFRHRSKRTPLSSVLWNAPHSSECLLDQDRILRTQSLMDFGPKFEETYPCSPWDNTKYEFYRSNLNRRRAVPNASPSSRVGYPDKFTDPIYFENWENLHQPERNITSPPYRCSSLRGRTHLFHKRFPSGRMEEELLEPDSNRNYNDDPFLTCDPNSERFPTNHNDWQSACARKISLRQRESDAQNNMPERMRSTDHLDKENTEEFLRRTKGVESRPMYTSTAPLPFIKARPSNQPGLSESKGPAKYAAQRHSLFTRGGQLLMKPLVARTPTKEDFQTTASEDLRDTGQSSRSDNGGLEEGPLGPVSGKVDPHHPTDCPSKNSSAAVPKTPTYFKPPVSLNLNLQAKSASSRDVGKMYLSSTQHRNRPHKENDCALNSDLDQTSPPWLTGNRTRDSDFQSLQRGRHHCESVRVSRHTKQHGNIGSSGVGTAWKGSGHDGLSDPCIEKSNKCSGFVRYASSNSMTGSPSSSPPQSPVTHFTIPRKSASIDGSFISQRLLSSPKRRVPFENQAAMEDNLEAFLSNRNESSQNQRHPVAFANLPHSSFLKDVADKGNVPQTEDHHPDSPLSATDKNVRKSEKSTITCRLDRTETTVLTDCEEKDGGNPLQKCKTTSMVTVSVDEDNIKYHELISVYYTLPRKHSRKLCNLFLDDSSNVGSSPPSGQSPSKKCVHTGLEAAGFPCNSEKANLPTNTSATPGMSHDSKIPDEANKEGPHLSSPMTDLLRNSTVMGSNRKEAPEQGMRIQPLIGNRPLSLSTSNLHLPLSTRNAQKENPSGCQPPEESAVSNNPHLSCSMNSEKRGCASDAATDAPVSSIEEKTRREAKVKERARHICHVLALHSKKGNGLQPRNESVPSGMGETLASDAIVQTRPANQTLQVEAAAVDNPSLQPHTPATCLVKPPKPRPEQMLQNNPVYPDGTSSEVSASNSGDHQNPNSEDQLPNATPDLADRSTTENNPTLDNTQEKASELEKRKNRPSFKNKLAAMCKTNRRFSSKKSVNLKPHISSVFSYNDPPSSEISKPLLISSVVPQSLLQPGNENQNQNPMPEEFENKKSQTHEGSPLVTNENRRPFTNLCNQKRETESSRHSVKRVESNVPNPAGSCQKDGESTLNNPPTHEAQENSNCPTVSLVTAGDLSQKKKDATTIESPLFSPSFDKSLNNLTKKNSKVNISPQQKALSPTEYGHYQNVKQANRLKSPNLPLARPSPSKPQRERHFSESSYTREPHKSLAPKSSLICHNSRRFNSYSELLSCNEDENWEDPNRTFGSRHLMYPSVEFGIFGKEQQQAFLDNIKRSLTEGRLWRPCLLKNPSFLRKEEDCSVTKSEVLGSGFPKGNESREGSSKRRPVEAGPVDNSDSDSDTTTDDEYYPNEHDKESEL
- the EXPH5 gene encoding exophilin-5 isoform X5, which translates into the protein MARTETHNPPLATKLTNKQFDGTQAEATEDTATWNEQLEKELLRVLGSLDEQLAHEQAQGPAKRRATTDYGCRTSDANQYPTVTRQSFQKGIQRNERSMFLPDGARTLRAREEHPTFFRPRTVYDTYLKKYHVEDYANQKVLDRRSPVPKRWFSTRSLGHSSEGSMEQLAGLHGSGFQRRDLPCTNTVSRSYSLSSLSRRQSSGSVDLLSSEGPQHPLAAEGNRAFTQRNFRHRSKRTPLSSVLWNAPHSSECLLDQDRILRTQSLMDFGPKFEETYPCSPWDNTKYEFYRSNLNRRRAVPNASPSSRVGYPDKFTDPIYFENWENLHQPERNITSPPYRCSSLRGRTHLFHKRFPSGRMEEELLEPDSNRNYNDDPFLTCDPNSERFPTNHNDWQSACARKISLRQRESDAQNNMPERMRSTDHLDKENTEEFLRRTKGVESRPMYTSTAPLPFIKARPSNQPGLSESKGPAKYAAQRHSLFTRGGQLLMKPLVARTPTKEDFQTTASEDLRDTGQSSRSDNGGLEEGPLGPVSGKVDPHHPTDCPSKNSSAAVPKTPTYFKPPVSLNLNLQAKSASSRDVGKMYLSSTQHRNRPHKENDCALNSDLDQTSPPWLTGNRTRDSDFQSLQRGRHHCESVRVSRHTKQHGNIGSSGVGTAWKGSGHDGLSDPCIEKSNKCSGFVRYASSNSMTGSPSSSPPQSPVTHFTIPRKSASIDGSFISQRLLSSPKRRVPFENQAAMEDNLEAFLSNRNESSQNQRHPVAFANLPHSSFLKDVADKGNVPQTEDHHPDSPLSATDKNVRKSEKSTITCRLDRTETTVLTDCEEKDGGNPLQKCKTTSMVTVSVDEDNIKYHELISVYYTLPRKHSRKLCNLFLDDSSNVGSSPPSGQSPSKKCVHTGLEAAGFPCNSEKANLPTNTSATPGMSHDSKIPDEANKEGPHLSSPMTDLLRNSTVMGSNRKEAPEQGMRIQPLIGNRPLSLSTSNLHLPLSTRNAQKENPSGCQPPEESAVSNNPHLSCSMNSEKRGCASDAATDAPVSSIEEKTRREAKVKERARHICHVLALHSKKGNGLQPRNESVPSGMGETLASDAIVQTRPANQTLQVEAAAVDNPSLQPHTPATCLVKPPKPRPEQMLQNNPVYPDGTSSEVSASNSGDHQNPNSEDQLPNATPDLADRSTTENNPTLDNTQEKASELEKRKNRPSFKNKLAAMCKTNRRFSSKKSVNLKPHISSVFSYNDPPSSEISKPLLISSVVPQSLLQPGNENQNQNPMPEEFENKKSQTHEGSPLVTNENRRPFTNLCNQKRETESSRHSVKRVESNVPNPAGSCQKDGESTLNNPPTHEAQENSNCPTVSLVTAGDLSQKKKDATTIESPLFSPSFDKSLNNLTKKNSKVNISPQQKALSPTEYGHYQNVKQANRLKSPNLPLARPSPSKPQRERHFSESSYTREPHKSLAPKSSLICHNSRRFNSYSELLSCNEDENWEDPNRTFGSRHLMYPSVEFGIFGKEQQQAFLDNIKRSLTEGRLWRPCLLKNPSFLRKEEDCSVTKSEVLGSGFPKGNESREGSSKRRPVEAGPVDNSDSDSDTTTDDEYYPNEHDKESEL
- the EXPH5 gene encoding exophilin-5 isoform X3, encoding MDKERRTTRTETHNPPLATKLTNKQFDGTQAEATEDTATWNEQLEKELLRVLGSLDEQLAHEQAQGPAKRRATTDYGCRTSDANQYPTVTRQSFQKGIQRNERSMFLPDGARTLRAREEHPTFFRPRTVYDTYLKKYHVEDYANQKVLDRRSPVPKRWFSTRSLGHSSEGSMEQLAGLHGSGFQRRDLPCTNTVSRSYSLSSLSRRQSSGSVDLLSSEGPQHPLAAEGNRAFTQRNFRHRSKRTPLSSVLWNAPHSSECLLDQDRILRTQSLMDFGPKFEETYPCSPWDNTKYEFYRSNLNRRRAVPNASPSSRVGYPDKFTDPIYFENWENLHQPERNITSPPYRCSSLRGRTHLFHKRFPSGRMEEELLEPDSNRNYNDDPFLTCDPNSERFPTNHNDWQSACARKISLRQRESDAQNNMPERMRSTDHLDKENTEEFLRRTKGVESRPMYTSTAPLPFIKARPSNQPGLSESKGPAKYAAQRHSLFTRGGQLLMKPLVARTPTKEDFQTTASEDLRDTGQSSRSDNGGLEEGPLGPVSGKVDPHHPTDCPSKNSSAAVPKTPTYFKPPVSLNLNLQAKSASSRDVGKMYLSSTQHRNRPHKENDCALNSDLDQTSPPWLTGNRTRDSDFQSLQRGRHHCESVRVSRHTKQHGNIGSSGVGTAWKGSGHDGLSDPCIEKSNKCSGFVRYASSNSMTGSPSSSPPQSPVTHFTIPRKSASIDGSFISQRLLSSPKRRVPFENQAAMEDNLEAFLSNRNESSQNQRHPVAFANLPHSSFLKDVADKGNVPQTEDHHPDSPLSATDKNVRKSEKSTITCRLDRTETTVLTDCEEKDGGNPLQKCKTTSMVTVSVDEDNIKYHELISVYYTLPRKHSRKLCNLFLDDSSNVGSSPPSGQSPSKKCVHTGLEAAGFPCNSEKANLPTNTSATPGMSHDSKIPDEANKEGPHLSSPMTDLLRNSTVMGSNRKEAPEQGMRIQPLIGNRPLSLSTSNLHLPLSTRNAQKENPSGCQPPEESAVSNNPHLSCSMNSEKRGCASDAATDAPVSSIEEKTRREAKVKERARHICHVLALHSKKGNGLQPRNESVPSGMGETLASDAIVQTRPANQTLQVEAAAVDNPSLQPHTPATCLVKPPKPRPEQMLQNNPVYPDGTSSEVSASNSGDHQNPNSEDQLPNATPDLADRSTTENNPTLDNTQEKASELEKRKNRPSFKNKLAAMCKTNRRFSSKKSVNLKPHISSVFSYNDPPSSEISKPLLISSVVPQSLLQPGNENQNQNPMPEEFENKKSQTHEGSPLVTNENRRPFTNLCNQKRETESSRHSVKRVESNVPNPAGSCQKDGESTLNNPPTHEAQENSNCPTVSLVTAGDLSQKKKDATTIESPLFSPSFDKSLNNLTKKNSKVNISPQQKALSPTEYGHYQNVKQANRLKSPNLPLARPSPSKPQRERHFSESSYTREPHKSLAPKSSLICHNSRRFNSYSELLSCNEDENWEDPNRTFGSRHLMYPSVEFGIFGKEQQQAFLDNIKRSLTEGRLWRPCLLKNPSFLRKEEDCSVTKSEVLGSGFPKGNESREGSSKRRPVEAGPVDNSDSDSDTTTDDEYYPNEHDKESEL